A window from Chitinophagales bacterium encodes these proteins:
- a CDS encoding ABC transporter ATP-binding protein — protein sequence MKILLHYLKPYKWLVALALFLAAINQVFSLLDPFFFGKMFDTYALHPFEEGKYVVQEVLKADGKVDKQKIFVPTGDGKRTESEFIWGVLSMLAILISVAMVSRIAKAFQDYFGNVIVQKFGARIFTDGLKHSMKLPYQEFEDQRSGETLSILTKVRTDTEKFIVSFINIVFGLLVGVVFVSIYSFSLHWSIMPVYFGGIVVLALLTSVLSKKIKGIQKNIVKETTSLAGSTTESLRNIELVKSLGLTEQEINRLNNNTYKILGLELRKVKSIRTLNFIQGTCVNALRQIIMFMLLWLVFQSTITPGQVMTLMFYSFFIFGPLQEIGNIIIIYREAEASLTNFHNLMQKKPESQPEKPQHLGPIQELAFQQVAFKHQSASQKAIENISFKVRSGETIAFVGPSGSGKSTLMKLLVGLYRPQEGSILYNGMDENAISYEDLRNQIGFVTQDTQLFAGTIRENLLFVNPKATEDDLNEVLRKSACTNLLSRAEKGLDTMIGEGGLKLSGGEKQRLSIARALLRQPKLLIFDEATSALDSLTEEEITDTIKDVSSQQNQITILIAHRLSTIMHADRIYVLEQGQVAETGTHEELLGEKGLYYAMWRQQIGERKKMSLV from the coding sequence ATGAAAATCCTCTTACATTATCTCAAACCCTATAAGTGGCTGGTGGCATTGGCTTTGTTCCTGGCGGCCATCAACCAGGTCTTTTCACTCCTCGATCCATTTTTCTTTGGTAAAATGTTTGACACCTATGCCCTCCACCCTTTTGAAGAAGGGAAATATGTGGTGCAGGAAGTGCTTAAAGCAGATGGCAAGGTCGACAAACAAAAAATATTTGTACCAACGGGTGATGGCAAAAGGACTGAATCCGAATTTATCTGGGGCGTCCTGAGTATGTTAGCCATTTTGATCAGTGTGGCCATGGTGTCACGGATCGCCAAAGCCTTTCAGGACTATTTTGGAAATGTGATCGTCCAGAAATTTGGCGCCCGCATTTTTACAGATGGGCTTAAACATTCCATGAAACTCCCTTACCAGGAATTTGAAGACCAACGTAGCGGGGAAACCCTATCCATCCTGACCAAAGTGCGTACGGATACGGAAAAATTCATCGTTTCCTTTATCAATATCGTTTTTGGATTGTTAGTTGGTGTTGTCTTTGTATCCATTTATTCGTTCTCTCTCCACTGGTCCATCATGCCTGTATATTTTGGCGGTATTGTGGTCCTGGCCCTGCTCACCAGTGTATTGAGTAAAAAAATAAAAGGGATACAAAAGAACATCGTAAAGGAAACAACATCGCTGGCGGGTTCCACAACGGAAAGTTTGCGGAATATTGAACTGGTAAAAAGCCTGGGGCTGACTGAGCAGGAGATCAACCGGTTGAATAATAATACCTATAAAATATTGGGGCTTGAACTGCGAAAAGTAAAAAGCATACGGACCCTCAACTTCATTCAGGGTACCTGTGTAAATGCCCTGCGACAGATCATCATGTTCATGCTGCTCTGGCTGGTATTTCAAAGTACGATTACGCCAGGGCAGGTGATGACCCTTATGTTCTATTCCTTTTTCATCTTTGGCCCATTACAGGAGATCGGGAATATCATCATCATTTATCGTGAAGCGGAAGCCTCGTTGACAAACTTCCATAACCTGATGCAGAAGAAACCTGAATCCCAACCGGAAAAACCACAACACCTGGGACCGATTCAGGAACTTGCCTTCCAGCAGGTTGCATTTAAACACCAGAGTGCCTCACAAAAAGCAATTGAGAATATCAGTTTCAAGGTTAGATCAGGGGAAACGATAGCCTTTGTTGGCCCTTCCGGTTCGGGTAAATCCACACTGATGAAATTACTTGTGGGATTATACCGGCCACAGGAAGGCAGTATCCTGTACAATGGCATGGATGAAAACGCGATCAGTTATGAAGACCTTCGCAACCAGATCGGGTTCGTAACCCAGGATACGCAATTGTTTGCGGGTACGATTCGTGAAAACCTGTTATTTGTAAACCCCAAGGCCACCGAAGATGACCTGAACGAAGTGCTGCGCAAATCAGCCTGTACCAACCTGCTTTCGCGTGCGGAAAAAGGATTGGATACCATGATCGGTGAAGGCGGCCTCAAACTTTCCGGCGGGGAGAAACAACGCTTGTCGATTGCGCGCGCCTTATTACGCCAACCCAAACTGCTGATCTTTGATGAAGCAACGTCCGCGCTTGACTCCTTGACAGAAGAAGAAATCACGGATACCATCAAGGATGTTTCTTCGCAACAAAACCAGATCACCATCCTGATCGCCCACCGTTTATCCACCATCATGCATGCCGACCGTATTTATGTACTGGAACAAGGCCAGGTGGCTGAAACCGGCACCCATGAGGAACTGCTTGGCGAAAAGGGATTGTATTATGCGATGTGGAGACAGCAGATCGGCGAAAGAAAAAAAATGAGCCTGGTTTAA
- a CDS encoding DUF2721 domain-containing protein, which produces MEITFTTPALLFPAISLLLLAYTNRYLALANLIRKLHDEYMRGEKNHLLLQQIKILRSRINLVRQMQAFGVFSFLCCVITMYGVYMEWAQAIKIVFAISLLSLLASLFISLLEITQSTKALELEISDMEGLDQENFFKNIFNKKD; this is translated from the coding sequence ATGGAGATCACCTTTACTACCCCCGCCTTGTTATTTCCGGCGATCAGCCTCTTGTTGCTGGCCTATACCAATCGATATCTGGCCCTGGCCAATCTGATCCGTAAATTACATGATGAGTACATGCGCGGGGAGAAGAATCATCTCCTCTTACAACAGATCAAGATCCTCCGCAGCCGGATCAACCTGGTCAGGCAAATGCAGGCTTTTGGCGTCTTTAGCTTTCTTTGCTGTGTGATCACCATGTATGGCGTGTATATGGAATGGGCACAAGCCATCAAGATCGTATTTGCGATCAGTCTGCTCAGTCTTCTCGCCTCGTTGTTTATATCCTTATTGGAAATTACACAGAGCACCAAGGCCCTAGAGCTCGAGATCAGTGATATGGAAGGGTTGGATCAGGAGAATTTTTTCAAAAATATTTTTAATAAGAAGGACTAA
- a CDS encoding DUF1501 domain-containing protein: MKRRNFLRLSMPAAAMVQGMPIKALGMESPLVRSLLGFTTDTDHVLVLVQMNGGNDGLNMVIPIDTYGAYQAARSNVAIPQNRILSLQGNSKTGLHPSMTGIQQLFNEGKAAIVQSVGYPNPNFSHFRATDIWMSGSDSDEYLNTGWAGRYLDNQYPGFPDGYPNTTFSDPLGIQVGSLTSFTFQGPQVSMGMSISDPTNFYNLIDGIDEPVPNTYAGYELNYIRTINKQTQQYADVVKSAALSVTQQLTYPSNNYLADQLKIVARLIAGGLKTRVYMVNIQGFDTHSNQVNGSDTTTGAHANLLRNVSEAIKAFMDDLKYLGVNRRVMGATFSEFGRRIKSNFSTGTDHGAAAPMILFGDYVQSGVLGSNPIIPPGVSVNDNIPFQYDFRSVYASILEKWFCLENNDLQMVMLKNYQSLPIVKANSCSSTIPDMPEQLLIRNQPNPFTSSTSIQYKTNGGHTSVMIIDVMGRVIKTLVDQEYNGPGLYSVTFDSGNLATGVYYARLQNGPVQQVRAMLKVRD, from the coding sequence ATGAAAAGAAGAAACTTTTTGCGACTGAGTATGCCGGCGGCGGCCATGGTACAAGGGATGCCGATCAAGGCATTGGGCATGGAATCTCCGCTGGTGCGGTCCTTATTGGGTTTTACCACGGATACAGATCATGTGCTGGTATTGGTGCAGATGAATGGAGGAAATGATGGACTGAATATGGTGATCCCTATTGATACCTATGGTGCTTATCAGGCAGCGCGTAGCAATGTGGCCATTCCCCAGAACCGGATTTTAAGTTTACAAGGAAATAGCAAGACAGGTCTTCACCCTTCCATGACCGGTATACAACAATTGTTCAATGAAGGGAAAGCAGCCATCGTACAATCGGTGGGCTACCCCAATCCAAATTTCTCTCATTTCCGTGCCACGGATATATGGATGAGTGGCTCAGATAGTGATGAATATCTGAATACCGGCTGGGCCGGAAGGTATCTTGACAACCAATACCCGGGTTTTCCCGATGGTTACCCCAACACTACTTTTTCTGATCCCCTGGGCATCCAGGTTGGATCATTGACCTCCTTTACTTTCCAGGGCCCTCAGGTTAGTATGGGAATGAGTATATCTGATCCCACCAATTTTTATAACCTGATCGATGGCATTGATGAGCCCGTACCCAATACCTACGCCGGGTACGAGTTGAATTACATCCGCACCATCAATAAGCAGACCCAGCAATATGCAGATGTGGTGAAATCAGCCGCGCTTTCGGTTACTCAGCAGTTGACCTATCCCTCCAATAATTACCTGGCCGATCAATTAAAAATCGTGGCCCGGTTGATTGCCGGCGGACTTAAGACCCGGGTGTACATGGTAAATATTCAGGGTTTTGATACCCACTCCAATCAGGTCAATGGTTCAGATACCACAACAGGAGCCCATGCCAACCTGCTAAGGAATGTTTCCGAAGCCATCAAGGCCTTTATGGATGACCTTAAATACCTGGGGGTTAATCGCCGCGTGATGGGAGCCACCTTCTCCGAATTTGGAAGAAGGATCAAATCCAATTTTAGTACTGGCACCGATCATGGCGCCGCAGCACCGATGATTCTCTTTGGGGATTATGTACAGTCGGGTGTATTGGGATCCAATCCCATCATACCACCGGGGGTGAGTGTGAATGACAACATTCCCTTTCAGTATGATTTTCGAAGTGTATATGCTTCGATATTGGAGAAATGGTTTTGTCTGGAGAACAATGACCTGCAGATGGTGATGTTAAAAAATTATCAGTCACTGCCTATCGTCAAAGCCAATTCCTGCAGCTCTACCATTCCGGATATGCCGGAACAATTGCTGATCCGTAACCAACCTAATCCCTTCACGTCTTCTACCAGTATACAATACAAGACCAATGGCGGACATACCTCTGTCATGATCATTGATGTGATGGGCCGCGTGATCAAAACCCTGGTTGACCAGGAGTATAACGGGCCCGGGTTATATAGCGTTACGTTTGATAGCGGTAACCTGGCTACCGGGGTGTATTATGCCCGGTTACAGAATGGTCCGGTACAACAGGTAAGGGCCATGTTGAAAGTGAGGGACTAA